The genomic window GGTTTAGTTGATGACATAGTTCTAATCATTGCTACAGTGGCTTAACAATTGTGTCGGTCGTAAAAACTATGTGACTTTTGTCTCTCTGATGAGTGCCAGTCTTCTCTGGGTATGTATTTCACCTCGTATGTGCTATTTCTTGTACTTATTTTCTCACTGAACCACTAACAGGTTATGCTTTCTCCCTCCTCAGCTCATTATTGAAGCAGCAGTTGGAATTGCAGTTATAGTGCGTGTATTTGTTAATAAGCAGACCATGGAAACTGAAATTGTCAATAGACTTGGAAATAGTTTCTCTCGTGCACCTTTGGCGGCAGTTGTTGTAAGTATTCTTGGTGTTATGCCATTAGTTTGAGTTTAGCTCCTGTCATCAAGGTTCCTAATGCCATACCTACAAATTGCGTAGGGTCTTTGCACTGCTGTTGCCATTTTCGCATGTTTTCCACTGGGTGAACTTCTCTTTTTCCACATGCTTCTCATTAAAAAGGTCAGTGGGAAAGAAACTAGTTCTGATATTAGTTACTCTACTCATAACACGGATAATTTTCTTACTGTAAGATATCATGGTAAGACTTTTAAAAGATAGAAGTGACAATGCTCATCATAGTAGTGAGGTTGAACTTcggattatttttgtttaactaCCTATTATCTATCAATTGTGAACTTTTCTTAACACTGGCAGGGAATTACAACATATGAGTATGTTGTGGCAATGAGAGCCATGAGCGAGGCGCCAGATGGAGCATCTGTTGACGAGGAAATTCAGAATGTGCTCTATTCTCCCACTGGGTCTGCTACAACCGGCTTTAGTGGTGGAAGCTCTCTCGGTTTACCATACAGGGGGGTCTGGTGCACTCCACCTAGAGTGTTTGATAATCAGGTATTTTTACCTTTTCCGAAGCATCCAACCATTCTTGTATCGCATGCCTAACTCTTGTGAAACACTGAAACTCACTAGTGTTTTGGTTGCAACAGATAGGTTATATACCTCATATACATCATTTGAAAGTCTAGTTATCCATAGGATCAATCTCTAAATATAAACTTGAAAGACAAGGGTTTCCACGAAATGCAGTTAATTTTTGGCATACATGTATTGCTTAATCTGAGATTATGCTCAGGTATCAACATGCCATTTTTACACTCATTATCTCTATGTAGGATGAAGTCATTCCTCATTTAGACCCTTGCATGGTCCCGTCAACCGTAGACCCAGATGCACCTGGATCAGAGAAAGGCACTAAGGCTCTGAAAAGACCTGTAAAACGTAATGCATGGAAGCTTGCAAAGTTGGATCCAAATGAAGCTGCAAGGGCAGCTGCCAGAGCCAGAGCGTCATCATCTGTCCTAAGACCGATAGATAATCGCCATTTACCTGATAATGATCTTAGTTCCATTGGCACAGTTAGTATCATCAGTAGTGTAAGCACAGATGCAAATGTGGCTGCAAGTAAAGAGATAAGGAACAATGATCTAAGGTCATCTCTTTCTAGAAACTCGTTTGCTCCAAGCCAAGGTAGCCGGGATGAGTATGACACAGGGAGCCATGGTATGAGCAATCTTAGCAGTCCAAGCCATGTTCACGAGTCTGTCACACTTGCTCCACTCCCTCAAAATCCTACAATAGTTGGCAATCGCTTCACTGCAACAAGCCATCACATGCACTCGACCTTTGATGATAAGGTTCTGCACAGAGGAAACGACGCGGATCCGCTATTTCTCTTTGCTCCTGCAACTTCTCATCTGAGGGATGTGAGAAAGACATCAGTTGTTTGGGATCCAGAAGCTGGGAGATATGTATCAGCTCCTGTAACAACAACATCTGAAGTCCGCAACAGATTGCTAAATCCTAGCTCACAAACAGCCAGCACTCAGAATCCAAGACCCATTCTTCCAGctcatgattcttcttctggatCATCAGCACTAAGGGATCCTCTTCCTCTGCA from Arabidopsis thaliana chromosome 3, partial sequence includes these protein-coding regions:
- a CDS encoding DHHC-type zinc finger family protein (DHHC-type zinc finger family protein; FUNCTIONS IN: zinc ion binding; INVOLVED IN: biological_process unknown; LOCATED IN: plasma membrane; EXPRESSED IN: 9 plant structures; EXPRESSED DURING: 6 growth stages; CONTAINS InterPro DOMAIN/s: Zinc finger, DHHC-type (InterPro:IPR001594); BEST Arabidopsis thaliana protein match is: DHHC-type zinc finger family protein (TAIR:AT4G15080.1); Has 4636 Blast hits to 4623 proteins in 247 species: Archae - 0; Bacteria - 0; Metazoa - 2035; Fungi - 613; Plants - 838; Viruses - 0; Other Eukaryotes - 1150 (source: NCBI BLink).), translating into MVRKHGWQLPAHTLQVIAITVFCLLVVAFYAFFAPFVGGRIWEYVLIGVYSPVAILVFVLYVRCTAINPADPRIMSIFDTGVNGDGMVRGLSRNYDETGSQLQASPSVVSRSSTVAGNSSVKGSVEDAQRVESVSRRSCYNPLAVFCYVFVVEDCRKKEGPAEEQGNSEEALFCTLCNCEVRKFSKHCRSCDKCVDCFDHHCKWLNNCVGRKNYVTFVSLMSASLLWLIIEAAVGIAVIVRVFVNKQTMETEIVNRLGNSFSRAPLAAVVGLCTAVAIFACFPLGELLFFHMLLIKKGITTYEYVVAMRAMSEAPDGASVDEEIQNVLYSPTGSATTGFSGGSSLGLPYRGVWCTPPRVFDNQDEVIPHLDPCMVPSTVDPDAPGSEKGTKALKRPVKRNAWKLAKLDPNEAARAAARARASSSVLRPIDNRHLPDNDLSSIGTVSIISSVSTDANVAASKEIRNNDLRSSLSRNSFAPSQGSRDEYDTGSHGMSNLSSPSHVHESVTLAPLPQNPTIVGNRFTATSHHMHSTFDDKVLHRGNDADPLFLFAPATSHLRDVRKTSVVWDPEAGRYVSAPVTTTSEVRNRLLNPSSQTASTQNPRPILPAHDSSSGSSALRDPLPLHQAERRLTYTGDSIFYGGPLINIPTRDTPRSGRGLVRDVQDRLASTVHRDARIRRDSTSNQLPVFAPGGLGANSQTGSNIK